The following coding sequences lie in one Microvirga sp. 17 mud 1-3 genomic window:
- the groL gene encoding chaperonin GroEL (60 kDa chaperone family; promotes refolding of misfolded polypeptides especially under stressful conditions; forms two stacked rings of heptamers to form a barrel-shaped 14mer; ends can be capped by GroES; misfolded proteins enter the barrel where they are refolded when GroES binds) has protein sequence MAAKDVKFSSDAREKMLRGVDILADAVKVTLGPKGRNVVIEKSFGAPRITKDGVTVAKEIELADKFENMGAQMVREVASKTNDIAGDGTTTATVLAQAIVREGAKAVAAGMNPMDLKRGIDLATSEAVKDIQARAKKVASSDEVAQVGTISANGDKDIGEMIAHAMQKVGNEGVITVEEAKTAETELDVVEGMQFDRGYLSPYFITNAEKMVAELEDPYILIHEKKLSSLQSMLPILEAVVQTGKPLLIIAEDVEGEALATLVVNKLRGGLKIAAVKAPGFGDRRKAMLEDIAILTAGQTISEDLGIKLENVTLDMLGRAKRIRIEKENTTIIDGAGSKQDIEARVGQIKAQIEETTSDYDREKLQERLAKLAGGVAVIRVGGATEVEVKEKKDRVDDALNATRAAVEEGIVPGGGTALLRAKAAVAKLSSDNADVKAGIKIVLRALEAPIRQIAENAGVEGSIVVGKINDNTKSDTFGFNAQTEEFVDMLQAGIVDPAKVVRTALQDAASVAGLLVTTEAMVAEAPKRESAPAMPGGGMGGMGGMDF, from the coding sequence ATGGCTGCCAAAGACGTAAAGTTTTCCTCCGACGCACGTGAGAAGATGCTGCGCGGCGTCGACATCCTCGCCGATGCCGTGAAGGTCACCCTCGGTCCGAAGGGCCGCAACGTGGTGATCGAGAAGTCCTTCGGCGCTCCGCGCATCACGAAGGACGGCGTCACTGTCGCCAAGGAAATCGAGCTTGCCGACAAGTTCGAGAACATGGGCGCCCAGATGGTCCGTGAGGTCGCCTCGAAGACCAACGACATCGCCGGCGACGGCACCACGACGGCGACCGTTCTCGCCCAGGCCATCGTCCGCGAAGGCGCCAAGGCTGTTGCGGCCGGCATGAACCCGATGGACCTCAAGCGCGGCATCGACCTCGCTACCTCCGAGGCCGTGAAGGACATCCAGGCCCGCGCCAAGAAGGTCGCTTCGTCCGATGAGGTTGCCCAGGTCGGCACGATTTCGGCCAACGGCGACAAGGACATCGGCGAGATGATCGCCCATGCCATGCAGAAGGTCGGCAACGAGGGCGTGATCACGGTCGAGGAAGCCAAGACCGCCGAGACCGAGCTCGATGTCGTGGAAGGCATGCAGTTCGACCGCGGCTACCTCTCGCCGTACTTCATCACGAACGCCGAGAAGATGGTGGCCGAGCTCGAGGATCCCTACATCCTCATCCACGAGAAGAAGCTCTCCTCGCTGCAGTCCATGCTGCCGATCCTCGAGGCCGTGGTGCAGACCGGCAAGCCGCTGCTCATCATCGCCGAGGACGTCGAGGGCGAGGCGCTCGCCACCCTCGTGGTCAACAAGCTGCGTGGCGGCCTGAAGATCGCCGCCGTGAAGGCTCCGGGCTTCGGTGATCGCCGCAAGGCCATGCTCGAAGACATCGCGATCCTGACCGCCGGTCAGACGATCTCCGAAGACCTCGGCATCAAGCTCGAGAACGTGACCCTCGACATGCTGGGCCGCGCCAAGCGCATCCGCATTGAGAAGGAAAACACCACGATCATCGACGGCGCCGGTTCCAAGCAGGACATCGAGGCCCGCGTCGGTCAGATCAAGGCGCAGATCGAGGAGACCACCTCGGACTACGACCGTGAGAAGCTCCAGGAGCGTCTCGCGAAGCTCGCAGGCGGCGTCGCGGTGATCCGCGTCGGCGGCGCGACCGAAGTCGAGGTGAAGGAGAAGAAGGACCGCGTGGACGACGCCCTCAACGCCACCCGCGCGGCAGTCGAGGAAGGCATCGTCCCGGGCGGCGGCACGGCTCTGCTGCGCGCCAAGGCCGCGGTCGCGAAGCTCTCCAGCGATAACGCCGACGTGAAGGCGGGCATCAAGATCGTCCTGCGCGCCCTTGAGGCGCCGATCCGCCAGATCGCCGAGAACGCCGGCGTGGAAGGCTCGATCGTTGTCGGCAAGATCAACGACAACACGAAGTCGGATACGTTCGGCTTCAACGCCCAGACGGAAGAGTTCGTCGACATGCTCCAGGCCGGTATCGTCGATCCGGCGAAGGTCGTGCGCACGGCTCTGCAGGACGCGGCCTCGGTCGCCGGCCTGCTCGTCACGACCGAAGCCATGGTCGCCGAGGCTCCCAAGCGCGAATCCGCTCCGGCCATGCCGGGCGGCGGCATGGGCGGCATGGGCGGCATGGACTTCTAA
- the cls gene encoding cardiolipin synthase, with translation MNILGHLSWGAIYFASEWIIRLVMLIVVPFRRSPEAAKGWLLFVFFLPWPALLLYHVIGRPNYPRWRRERFAKLPAAFAQVTARIGALSACQEPELPGNLQQAATLIQNLGRFPTMDGNDIALLSSYDGSVARLVADIDGATNHVHLLYYIFADDRTGWSVIDALARAVERGVTCRVLIDALGSRAWAPRVVAALAERGVAVYLVLPVGLLRRKSARADLRNHRKIAVIDGRIGYVGSQNIVDADFKPGIVNQELVVRVTGPVVQELQGVFVADWFMETQQVLESHELFPELPRTGNAVAQVLPSGPDYPEASVGRLIEALVHGARRRVVITTPYFIPSEALLNALSTATLRGVEVHLVLSKPVDQILVSLAQRSYYSQLLAAGVRIHLYRDKLLHAKHLSVDRRVSLIGSSNVDMRSFVLNSEVSLIIFNRDVNAELRAEQERYFATSEELSLETWRARPMTSKVIENIARLVSPLL, from the coding sequence ATGAATATTCTCGGCCATCTCTCCTGGGGTGCGATCTATTTCGCCTCCGAGTGGATCATCCGTCTCGTCATGCTGATCGTGGTGCCGTTCCGGCGCTCGCCCGAGGCTGCGAAAGGCTGGCTGCTTTTCGTGTTCTTCCTGCCCTGGCCGGCTCTGCTGCTCTACCATGTCATCGGCCGTCCCAATTATCCGCGCTGGCGGCGCGAACGCTTTGCCAAGTTGCCGGCAGCCTTCGCGCAGGTCACCGCGCGCATCGGAGCGTTGAGCGCCTGCCAGGAGCCGGAGCTGCCCGGCAACCTCCAGCAGGCTGCGACACTGATCCAGAATCTCGGGCGCTTTCCCACCATGGACGGGAACGACATTGCGCTCCTGTCATCCTATGACGGCTCCGTCGCACGGCTCGTCGCGGATATCGACGGCGCCACCAACCACGTGCATCTGCTCTACTACATCTTTGCCGATGACCGGACCGGCTGGAGCGTGATCGACGCCCTGGCGCGGGCGGTGGAGCGGGGCGTGACCTGCCGGGTCCTCATTGATGCCCTCGGCTCGCGGGCCTGGGCGCCGCGGGTCGTGGCGGCGCTCGCGGAGCGGGGCGTTGCGGTCTACCTCGTCCTGCCCGTAGGCCTCCTGCGGCGTAAATCCGCCCGCGCGGATCTGCGCAACCACCGCAAGATCGCCGTGATCGACGGCCGGATCGGCTATGTGGGCTCGCAGAACATCGTCGATGCGGATTTCAAGCCGGGCATCGTCAACCAGGAACTGGTGGTACGCGTCACCGGTCCGGTCGTGCAGGAATTGCAGGGCGTGTTCGTGGCGGACTGGTTCATGGAGACCCAGCAGGTGCTGGAGTCCCACGAGCTCTTTCCCGAGCTGCCGCGCACGGGCAATGCGGTGGCGCAGGTCCTGCCGAGCGGCCCCGATTATCCGGAAGCGAGCGTCGGCCGCCTGATCGAGGCGCTCGTCCACGGTGCGCGCCGACGCGTCGTCATCACGACGCCCTATTTCATCCCGAGCGAAGCGCTTCTCAACGCTCTGAGCACTGCAACCCTGCGCGGCGTGGAAGTGCATCTCGTCCTCTCGAAGCCCGTGGACCAGATCCTCGTGAGCCTCGCCCAGCGCTCCTATTATTCGCAGCTCCTGGCCGCCGGTGTCCGGATCCACCTCTACCGGGACAAGCTCCTCCACGCGAAGCACCTGAGCGTCGACCGTCGCGTGTCGCTGATCGGCTCCAGCAACGTGGACATGCGCTCCTTCGTCCTCAATTCCGAAGTCAGCCTCATCATCTTCAACCGGGACGTGAACGCCGAGCTGCGCGCCGAACAGGAGCGCTACTTCGCCACGAGCGAGGAACTCTCCCTCGAAACCTGGCGCGCCAGGCCCATGACCTCCAAGGTGATCGAGAACATCGCGCGGTTGGTGAGCCCGTTGCTGTGA
- a CDS encoding multidrug efflux SMR transporter, with protein sequence MTYLYLFIAIVSEVVATSALKASEGFTRLWPSVIVVAGYGLAFFCLSLTLRAMPVGIAYALWSGIGIVLIAAVGWIAFRQTLDLPALFGIALILAGVLVINLFSRTVGH encoded by the coding sequence ATGACCTATCTCTACCTGTTCATCGCCATCGTCAGCGAGGTCGTGGCGACTTCTGCCCTGAAGGCCTCGGAGGGTTTCACACGCCTCTGGCCCTCTGTGATCGTGGTCGCCGGCTACGGCTTGGCATTCTTCTGTCTCTCACTCACCCTGCGGGCCATGCCAGTCGGCATTGCCTATGCCCTGTGGTCGGGCATCGGGATCGTGCTGATCGCAGCGGTCGGCTGGATCGCCTTCCGCCAGACCCTCGACCTGCCCGCGCTTTTTGGGATTGCGCTGATCCTGGCGGGCGTGCTGGTGATCAACCTGTTCTCCCGTACGGTCGGCCATTGA
- a CDS encoding calcium-binding protein, whose protein sequence is MTTYVIDPTNPLPPTTRDYEHALQTTEGDTVILREGADIRASGYFADGIHASGWVNLLIDGGVSSAQSFGILMSGTLSIGQSGKVVGEEGVFLEGGFDHLSNFVNNAGTISGEDAGIFVKASQTAIYNSGTITGDHGIWSYPTNSSTASLTITNTGVIEATGGEAIFGSAHGRNTVINSGIIKGSVLLGYGNDLYDGRSGSLTGDIYLYSGDDVAFGGAGSETFRIDGGTHVIDGGEGSDTIQFRRQAFVDLRVTDEQKTSDTSWDTIRNVENLIGSPLADRLYGSDDANILDGAGGNDLLEGNDGDDLLIGGSGSDSISGGSGVDVSKYSGNFADYTIRKQADGSYAILDTRTGLNDGSDVLIGIEYAQFADRTIALTSTSNSAPTSVSLDTTSVDASAKPGALVGHLSGVDPDGDALGYFLASNPGGHFRIQGDQLLVEKAFAHGDTTFDVVVRASDPKGASLDEHFTIKVVNGSVSVVPKGQVSGPAQSADDPSRPEEVAPSLSLGGSKKADRLVGGAGDDRLDGKLGADKLTGGAGDDVFAFTTKLGKGNVDRILDFKAGDDMIQLSGKIFAKIGKGHLDKGEFRLGTKALDEDDRIIYDRKSGNLFYDKDGSGTAYAAVKFAHVKAKADLSVHDFLIV, encoded by the coding sequence ATGACCACCTATGTGATCGATCCTACTAATCCTCTTCCACCTACCACGCGGGACTACGAGCACGCCCTTCAAACTACCGAGGGTGATACAGTTATCCTTAGGGAAGGCGCTGACATCCGGGCCTCCGGCTACTTCGCAGACGGCATTCATGCCTCGGGATGGGTCAATCTGCTGATCGACGGAGGCGTTAGTAGCGCTCAATCTTTCGGGATTTTGATGAGCGGCACGCTCTCGATCGGGCAGTCCGGGAAGGTGGTTGGAGAGGAAGGGGTATTCCTCGAAGGGGGCTTCGATCACCTCAGCAACTTCGTCAACAACGCGGGGACAATCTCAGGAGAGGATGCTGGCATTTTCGTCAAGGCGTCCCAGACTGCGATCTACAACTCGGGCACGATCACGGGAGACCATGGTATTTGGTCATATCCGACTAACAGCAGCACGGCATCTCTGACGATCACCAATACCGGCGTCATCGAAGCCACTGGCGGTGAAGCGATCTTCGGTAGCGCTCACGGAAGAAACACAGTCATCAATTCAGGCATTATCAAGGGATCGGTGCTCCTAGGTTATGGCAATGATCTCTATGATGGACGAAGCGGTAGCCTGACGGGTGATATCTACCTTTACAGTGGCGATGATGTCGCTTTTGGCGGCGCAGGCTCAGAAACCTTCCGTATCGACGGCGGCACACATGTCATCGACGGTGGAGAGGGAAGCGATACAATTCAATTTCGCCGACAGGCCTTCGTGGATCTGAGGGTCACCGACGAGCAGAAGACGTCCGACACATCGTGGGATACGATCCGTAACGTCGAGAACCTGATCGGCAGTCCTTTGGCAGACCGCCTGTACGGAAGCGACGATGCAAACATCCTGGATGGGGCTGGGGGGAATGATCTTCTCGAGGGAAATGATGGGGACGATCTCCTCATTGGAGGTTCGGGAAGTGATTCCATCTCCGGAGGCTCTGGCGTTGACGTCTCCAAATACAGCGGAAACTTCGCGGATTATACCATCCGCAAGCAAGCTGACGGCAGCTACGCGATCCTGGATACTCGCACCGGCCTGAACGACGGCTCCGATGTGCTGATCGGTATCGAATATGCTCAGTTCGCCGATCGCACCATTGCCCTGACGTCCACGTCGAACTCTGCTCCGACCTCTGTCAGCCTGGATACGACGAGCGTCGATGCTAGCGCTAAGCCGGGCGCGCTCGTCGGCCACCTGAGTGGCGTCGATCCTGACGGGGATGCACTTGGGTATTTTCTGGCGTCCAACCCGGGCGGCCACTTCCGCATCCAAGGTGATCAGCTTCTCGTGGAAAAGGCTTTCGCACACGGAGACACGACTTTCGACGTCGTCGTGCGCGCCAGCGATCCTAAGGGCGCATCTCTCGATGAGCACTTCACTATCAAGGTCGTCAATGGAAGCGTAAGCGTCGTTCCGAAAGGACAGGTTTCGGGTCCAGCCCAGAGCGCCGATGATCCGTCGCGCCCTGAAGAAGTGGCTCCATCTCTCTCCCTCGGAGGCAGCAAGAAGGCGGACCGTCTCGTGGGGGGAGCGGGCGACGACCGGCTCGACGGGAAGCTCGGCGCGGACAAGCTGACGGGCGGGGCGGGCGACGATGTGTTCGCCTTCACGACGAAGCTCGGCAAAGGCAATGTCGACCGCATTCTCGATTTCAAGGCTGGCGACGACATGATCCAGCTCTCGGGAAAGATCTTCGCCAAGATCGGCAAAGGTCATCTGGACAAGGGCGAGTTCCGGCTCGGCACGAAAGCGCTGGATGAGGATGACCGGATCATCTATGACCGGAAGTCCGGCAACCTCTTCTATGACAAGGATGGTTCGGGCACTGCCTATGCGGCTGTGAAATTCGCTCACGTGAAGGCCAAGGCCGATCTGAGCGTGCACGATTTCCTGATCGTCTGA
- the groES gene encoding co-chaperone GroES produces MKFRPLHDRVVVRRLESEEKTKGGIIIPDTAKEKPQEGEVVAVGPGARDESGKVVALDVKAGDRVLFGKWSGTEVRIDGQDLLIMKESDIMGVVAG; encoded by the coding sequence ATGAAGTTCCGTCCGTTGCACGACCGCGTCGTCGTCCGCCGCCTCGAGAGCGAAGAGAAGACGAAGGGCGGCATCATCATCCCCGATACCGCCAAGGAAAAGCCCCAGGAGGGCGAGGTCGTCGCCGTCGGGCCCGGCGCCCGTGACGAGAGCGGCAAGGTGGTTGCCCTCGACGTGAAGGCTGGCGATCGCGTGCTGTTCGGCAAGTGGTCCGGCACCGAGGTGCGTATCGACGGTCAGGATCTCCTGATCATGAAAGAATCCGACATCATGGGCGTCGTCGCAGGCTAA
- a CDS encoding alpha-ketoglutarate-dependent dioxygenase AlkB, with protein MNAITLAPGLTYYPDYLDRPAQEALLQAVRDVVRAAPLYAPRMPRTGKPFSVRMTNCGHLGWVSDERGYRYQPTHPETRAPWPPMPPMVLRAWEELSGYPHPPDACLINFYEPAARMGMHQDKDEAELAAPVVSLSLGDTALFRYGGLDRKDPTRSVRLRSGDAIVFGGPARLIHHGVDRLIAATSDLLPQGGRLNLTLRKVVPSISL; from the coding sequence ATGAACGCCATCACCCTTGCTCCCGGCCTGACTTATTATCCTGACTACCTCGACCGCCCCGCGCAGGAGGCGCTGCTCCAGGCCGTGCGCGACGTCGTCCGTGCGGCGCCGCTCTACGCTCCGCGCATGCCGCGTACGGGAAAGCCGTTTTCCGTGCGCATGACCAATTGCGGTCACCTCGGCTGGGTCTCGGACGAGCGGGGTTACCGCTACCAGCCGACCCATCCGGAGACCCGAGCGCCCTGGCCTCCGATGCCGCCTATGGTGCTGCGGGCCTGGGAGGAGCTCAGCGGCTATCCGCATCCGCCGGATGCCTGCCTCATCAATTTCTACGAGCCAGCGGCCCGGATGGGGATGCACCAGGACAAGGACGAGGCAGAGCTCGCGGCGCCGGTGGTATCCCTGTCCCTCGGGGACACGGCTTTGTTCCGCTATGGCGGCCTCGACCGGAAGGATCCGACCCGCTCGGTCCGGCTGCGATCCGGGGACGCCATCGTATTCGGCGGACCGGCGCGGCTGATCCATCACGGCGTCGACCGCCTGATTGCAGCGACCTCTGACCTTTTGCCCCAAGGAGGTCGACTGAATCTCACCTTGAGAAAGGTCGTGCCCAGCATTAGCTTATGA
- a CDS encoding RimK family alpha-L-glutamate ligase — protein MTAGLESPPLILIAACDAYPDPTPSVEALLRALHAQGVRADYRSWKRTPPEALAAADAVLPLCCWDYHDRPEQFLDWVAEIEVRGGRLLNTPATLRWNFRKTYLLDLAAQGLSVPRTIHLTRASRSSVEACLQREEWGTAVLKPVSGQSGYGVRKVDLADPASWSDDAFAGEALVQEFQDDIGRLGETTLTFIDGIFSHAIRRVLRPGEWRANLQYGTVPEPVEVAADVVSAAQRFLEAVPDAPLYARVDGLVRPDGFMLMELELIEPYLYLEFAPGSADRFAQALLRRLA, from the coding sequence ATGACCGCCGGTCTCGAGTCTCCGCCCTTGATCCTGATTGCCGCCTGCGACGCCTATCCCGATCCGACGCCGAGCGTCGAGGCGCTCCTGCGCGCCCTGCATGCGCAAGGGGTACGTGCGGATTACCGAAGCTGGAAGCGAACGCCGCCGGAGGCTTTGGCGGCAGCCGACGCGGTGCTGCCCCTGTGCTGTTGGGATTATCACGACCGCCCGGAGCAATTCCTGGACTGGGTCGCCGAAATTGAGGTTCGCGGCGGACGGCTTCTGAACACGCCCGCCACTCTGCGCTGGAACTTCCGCAAGACCTATCTCCTGGATCTTGCCGCACAGGGGCTGTCCGTGCCCCGGACGATCCACCTGACCCGCGCCTCCCGGTCCTCCGTGGAAGCCTGCCTCCAGCGGGAGGAATGGGGCACGGCCGTGCTGAAGCCGGTCTCCGGTCAGAGCGGCTACGGTGTCCGCAAGGTCGACCTTGCGGATCCTGCATCATGGTCGGACGACGCTTTTGCCGGCGAGGCCCTGGTCCAGGAGTTTCAGGACGATATCGGGCGTCTGGGCGAAACCACGCTCACCTTCATCGACGGGATTTTCTCCCATGCGATCCGGCGCGTCCTGCGGCCCGGCGAGTGGCGGGCCAATCTGCAATACGGAACGGTCCCCGAGCCGGTGGAGGTTGCGGCAGATGTGGTCTCGGCCGCGCAGCGTTTCCTCGAGGCGGTGCCGGACGCTCCCCTCTATGCCAGGGTGGATGGGCTCGTCCGTCCCGATGGCTTCATGCTCATGGAGCTGGAGCTGATCGAGCCCTATCTGTATCTCGAATTTGCTCCAGGCAGCGCCGACAGGTTCGCGCAGGCTCTGCTCCGGCGCCTCGCCTGA
- a CDS encoding trimeric intracellular cation channel family protein — protein sequence MGPIGSIPYETIGVAVFALTGALVAARKGMDPFGFALLAIVTGVGGGTLRDLLIGTRPVFWVGDPSDVLVCIVVAGAVFLLGPARVAALDGGRRGRMLLWADALGLALFAVVGTNRALMAGVPPLSAVALGTVTATFGGITRDILAGTTPLVLRKEIYVTAAALGAAVMVGLRTLGLEAIAPVAGFGAAFSLRTLAILRGWSLPVFPKRDGEA from the coding sequence GTGGGCCCCATCGGCAGCATTCCCTATGAGACCATCGGCGTGGCCGTCTTCGCCCTCACGGGGGCCCTGGTGGCGGCGCGCAAGGGCATGGATCCCTTCGGCTTCGCCCTCCTGGCCATCGTCACGGGTGTGGGCGGCGGGACCTTGCGGGATCTGCTGATCGGGACACGGCCGGTCTTCTGGGTGGGCGATCCGAGCGACGTGCTCGTCTGCATCGTGGTCGCCGGGGCCGTCTTCCTTCTCGGACCGGCCAGGGTCGCGGCCCTCGACGGCGGGCGGCGGGGGCGTATGCTCCTGTGGGCCGACGCCCTGGGCCTTGCGCTGTTCGCCGTCGTCGGGACCAACCGGGCCCTGATGGCGGGCGTTCCGCCTCTCTCGGCGGTCGCGCTCGGCACGGTCACGGCGACGTTCGGCGGCATCACCCGGGACATCCTGGCCGGTACGACTCCGCTTGTCCTGCGCAAGGAGATCTATGTCACGGCGGCGGCCCTGGGCGCGGCCGTCATGGTCGGCCTGCGTACCCTCGGGCTCGAGGCCATTGCGCCCGTGGCGGGCTTCGGGGCGGCGTTCAGCCTGCGAACACTCGCGATCCTGCGCGGCTGGTCCCTGCCGGTCTTTCCGAAGCGGGATGGGGAGGCCTGA
- a CDS encoding DMT family transporter produces MQFGPALRAAAGIAVLSIMDAVIKAMAAHYPIFQIAFLRFACGTLVATGVVAVMRPGWPSRETVKANLLRSVAAVITALSFFYALGQLPLAETLVLSFLSPMFIALFGVLLLHERVDSRIVLAIAVGFGGTLIVVFGQTEGAHAARSWSGVAAALMSAVTYAFSLVLLRQRAQRDKFIHIVFFQTTGPGVLVAPLALWVWQPVEWAHMGWFMLMGMLGVLGHILMATAYAKAEAARLAPLEYTALIWAAAIGYGVFSEIPTWATLGGGTLIVLAALLTSRR; encoded by the coding sequence ATGCAGTTCGGTCCCGCCTTGCGGGCTGCCGCGGGAATCGCGGTCCTGTCCATCATGGATGCGGTCATCAAAGCGATGGCCGCCCATTACCCTATTTTCCAGATCGCGTTCCTGCGCTTTGCCTGCGGAACTCTCGTGGCCACCGGCGTGGTGGCGGTCATGCGTCCCGGCTGGCCCTCCCGGGAGACCGTAAAGGCCAACCTGTTGCGCTCCGTGGCGGCAGTCATCACGGCTCTGAGCTTCTTCTACGCCCTGGGGCAGCTGCCGCTCGCCGAGACGCTGGTGCTGTCCTTCCTGTCGCCCATGTTCATCGCGCTCTTCGGCGTCCTGCTCCTGCACGAAAGGGTGGACAGCCGGATCGTCCTTGCCATCGCGGTCGGCTTCGGGGGCACGCTCATCGTGGTCTTTGGCCAGACGGAGGGCGCGCACGCGGCGCGCTCCTGGTCCGGCGTCGCGGCGGCGCTCATGTCCGCCGTCACCTATGCGTTCAGCCTCGTCCTCCTGCGCCAGCGGGCCCAGCGGGACAAGTTCATACACATCGTCTTCTTTCAGACTACGGGGCCGGGGGTGCTGGTCGCCCCCCTGGCGCTCTGGGTCTGGCAACCCGTGGAATGGGCGCATATGGGCTGGTTCATGCTCATGGGCATGCTCGGGGTCCTCGGCCATATCCTCATGGCGACCGCCTATGCCAAGGCCGAGGCGGCCCGCCTTGCGCCCCTGGAATACACGGCCCTGATCTGGGCGGCTGCCATCGGCTATGGGGTCTTCAGCGAAATTCCGACCTGGGCGACCCTCGGCGGCGGGACCCTCATCGTGCTGGCGGCTCTCCTCACGTCGCGCCGCTAG
- the grpE gene encoding nucleotide exchange factor GrpE, protein MKPHDTENQNTTPQTEPNGQAASDAAPQETADPVAVLEAEKAELKDKMLRLMADMENLRRRTEREISDARAYGVTNFARDMLNVADNVRRAIESVPEDARKAAEGLFKGLIEGIDLTERDLLNTLERHGVKKLDPQGQKFDPNLHQAMFEVPNPDVPAGTVVQVVQSGYVIGDRVLRPALVGVAKGGPKAAGNGAQEADNPSTAS, encoded by the coding sequence ATGAAGCCGCACGATACGGAAAACCAGAATACGACGCCGCAGACCGAGCCGAACGGCCAGGCCGCCAGCGACGCCGCTCCTCAGGAAACCGCCGATCCGGTGGCCGTTCTCGAGGCCGAAAAGGCCGAGCTGAAGGATAAGATGCTGCGCCTGATGGCCGATATGGAGAACCTGCGCCGGCGCACCGAGCGCGAGATCTCCGATGCCCGGGCCTATGGGGTGACCAATTTTGCCCGGGACATGCTGAACGTGGCCGACAATGTGCGCCGGGCCATCGAGAGCGTTCCCGAGGACGCGCGCAAGGCCGCCGAGGGTCTTTTCAAGGGCCTGATCGAGGGCATCGACCTTACCGAGCGTGACCTGCTCAACACCCTGGAGCGTCACGGGGTCAAGAAGCTCGACCCGCAGGGGCAGAAGTTCGATCCGAACCTGCACCAGGCCATGTTCGAGGTTCCTAATCCCGACGTCCCCGCCGGCACGGTCGTCCAGGTGGTCCAGTCCGGCTACGTGATCGGCGACCGGGTCCTGCGCCCCGCCCTCGTGGGCGTGGCCAAGGGCGGCCCGAAAGCAGCCGGCAACGGCGCCCAGGAAGCCGACAACCCCTCGACAGCGTCTTAA
- a CDS encoding L,D-transpeptidase — protein MRSLLPSTALLFLFASSSAFAQPVGYYAAPRDVYGNVLAVPGYSYPPGYPQDGYRETYPSVTRPVPRGQVYRGADPLTGYAYGASAALPDESEYGAEIGGALDYAIKPQYERQVVAYNGREKPGTIIIDTPNRYLYLVQSGGRALRYGIGVGRPGFEWAGRKTVSMKREWPDWRPPSDMLKRRPDLPRHMEGGPDNPLGARALYLGSSLYRIHGTNEPHTIGQAVSSGCIRMLNKDVIDLYNRVPVGAPVIVI, from the coding sequence ATGCGTTCTCTGCTTCCTTCGACCGCCCTCCTCTTCCTCTTCGCCTCGTCTTCCGCCTTCGCTCAGCCGGTCGGCTATTACGCTGCCCCGCGCGACGTCTACGGCAACGTGCTGGCGGTGCCTGGATACAGCTACCCGCCAGGCTATCCCCAGGATGGCTATCGGGAGACCTATCCGAGCGTGACGCGCCCTGTTCCCCGCGGCCAGGTCTATCGGGGAGCCGACCCGTTGACCGGCTACGCCTACGGCGCCAGCGCCGCCCTGCCGGACGAATCGGAGTACGGGGCCGAGATCGGAGGAGCGCTCGATTATGCGATCAAGCCGCAATACGAGCGCCAGGTCGTCGCCTATAACGGCCGGGAAAAGCCCGGGACCATCATCATCGATACGCCCAACCGGTATCTCTATCTGGTCCAATCCGGGGGCCGCGCCCTTCGCTATGGAATCGGTGTCGGGCGCCCGGGCTTCGAATGGGCGGGCCGCAAGACGGTGAGCATGAAGCGCGAATGGCCCGACTGGCGTCCGCCGTCCGACATGCTGAAGCGCCGCCCAGACCTGCCGCGCCACATGGAGGGCGGGCCCGACAACCCCCTTGGTGCCCGCGCGCTCTATCTCGGCTCCTCCCTCTATCGCATCCACGGCACGAATGAGCCGCACACCATCGGCCAGGCGGTGTCTTCCGGCTGCATCCGCATGCTGAACAAGGACGTGATCGATCTCTACAACCGGGTGCCGGTGGGCGCGCCCGTGATCGTGATCTGA